From Segatella copri, the proteins below share one genomic window:
- a CDS encoding sugar transferase, with translation MNFTNIPFGIEFNNNVVERRFIADGMNVFERNVKRAGDCLLAISGLIVFSPLFAVCYFLVKREDNGPAIFKQERIGRFGKPFYIYKFRSMRVDAEKDGPQLFKHNQETRLTHIGAFLRRHHLDELPQLWNVVKGDMAFIGPRPERKFYIDQIMEHDPRYIYLYQIRPGVTSYATLYNGYTDTMPKMLRRLSLDLFYLEHRSWWFDAKILSKTMMNILFGKIF, from the coding sequence ATGAATTTTACAAATATTCCTTTCGGAATAGAATTTAATAACAACGTTGTAGAAAGACGTTTCATTGCCGATGGCATGAATGTTTTTGAAAGAAACGTAAAACGGGCGGGAGACTGTCTATTAGCTATCAGTGGCTTAATAGTTTTCTCACCATTATTTGCTGTATGCTATTTTCTCGTAAAAAGAGAAGATAATGGACCTGCTATCTTTAAACAAGAAAGAATCGGCCGATTCGGCAAACCTTTCTACATATATAAATTCAGAAGCATGAGAGTGGATGCAGAAAAAGATGGTCCTCAGCTCTTCAAGCACAATCAAGAAACTCGCCTGACTCATATTGGAGCATTCCTTAGGAGACATCACCTCGATGAACTTCCTCAGCTTTGGAATGTTGTAAAGGGCGATATGGCGTTTATCGGTCCTCGCCCTGAACGTAAATTCTATATCGACCAGATTATGGAGCATGATCCTCGATATATTTATCTGTATCAGATTCGTCCAGGAGTAACTTCTTATGCCACCTTATATAATGGATATACGGATACGATGCCGAAGATGTTGAGAAGACTAAGTCTTGACCTCTTCTACCTGGAGCACAGATCCTGGTGGTTTGATGCCAAGATTCTGTCCAAAACTATGATGAACATCCTGTTTGGCAAAATATTCTAA
- a CDS encoding ATP-binding protein, whose amino-acid sequence MQEYISRNIDKELIAWKDDSMRKPLLLRGARQVGKSSAVRHFGKEFKYFAEVNFERHKAIKTFFQGDIDVHMITQKISNYIKVPMIAGKTLLFFDEIQECPEAIMALRFFKEEYPELHVIAAGSLLEFTLEELPTFGVGRIHSLFMYPMTFDEFLVANNEEGLISMRNESDSQHPLDTAFHEKLIEYFRIYLLVGGMPESVLAWIKTHDFNRCRNIQEDIILTYEDDFGKYKKRVNPDLLRTTMRGICHQAGEKLSFTTISKDYRSSQIREAIRLLSLAGIVTPVVATSGNGIPLDAEANEKSMKILFLDPGLLLAVLQLEGDLSQQLIELIMTGTPQELVNKGGMTEMVAGLEILRNKPCIQRQKMFYWEKTGNSIAEIDYLEIHLLKITPIEIKSGTQGGMKSLWLFMREKHLTEAFRCSLENFGEFEYIDKKDDNAIRHVSILPLYALALMRK is encoded by the coding sequence ATGCAAGAATATATCAGTAGAAATATCGACAAAGAACTTATCGCTTGGAAAGACGATTCCATGCGCAAACCACTCTTGCTCCGAGGTGCTAGACAGGTAGGAAAATCATCTGCAGTCAGACACTTTGGAAAAGAATTCAAGTATTTTGCAGAGGTCAACTTTGAACGTCACAAGGCTATCAAGACCTTCTTTCAAGGAGATATCGACGTTCACATGATAACACAAAAAATCAGCAACTATATCAAGGTTCCTATGATTGCTGGCAAAACCTTGCTCTTCTTTGACGAGATACAAGAATGCCCTGAAGCCATCATGGCATTACGATTTTTCAAGGAAGAGTATCCTGAACTTCATGTGATAGCCGCAGGGTCATTACTAGAATTTACTCTCGAAGAACTCCCAACATTCGGAGTCGGTAGAATCCATTCCCTATTCATGTATCCAATGACATTTGATGAATTTCTTGTAGCCAACAATGAAGAGGGACTTATCAGCATGCGCAATGAATCCGACAGCCAACATCCTTTGGATACAGCTTTCCATGAGAAACTCATCGAGTACTTCCGTATCTATCTGTTGGTTGGTGGCATGCCAGAGAGTGTACTTGCATGGATCAAGACGCACGATTTCAACCGTTGCAGAAACATACAAGAAGACATCATCTTGACCTACGAAGATGACTTCGGTAAATATAAAAAGCGTGTCAATCCCGATTTACTTCGCACCACCATGCGTGGCATTTGCCATCAAGCAGGCGAAAAGCTCTCATTCACTACCATTTCTAAAGATTACAGAAGTTCACAAATTAGAGAAGCCATCCGATTACTGTCTCTCGCAGGTATTGTAACGCCAGTGGTTGCCACTTCAGGCAATGGCATTCCACTTGACGCAGAAGCTAACGAGAAAAGCATGAAGATTCTTTTCCTCGACCCAGGTTTGCTGTTGGCAGTTCTTCAACTGGAAGGCGATTTATCACAGCAGTTGATAGAGCTGATTATGACAGGAACTCCTCAGGAACTGGTCAACAAAGGAGGCATGACCGAGATGGTTGCAGGATTGGAAATCTTGCGCAACAAACCTTGCATCCAACGCCAAAAAATGTTCTATTGGGAGAAGACAGGCAATAGCATTGCCGAAATCGACTATCTTGAGATTCACCTTCTCAAGATTACTCCTATAGAGATCAAATCGGGTACACAAGGAGGCATGAAGAGTCTTTGGCTATTTATGAGAGAAAAACATCTCACCGAAGCATTCCGCTGTTCATTGGAAAACTTCGGGGAGTTTGAATACATAGACAAAAAGGATGACAATGCCATCAGACACGTCTCCATCCTCCCTCTCTATGCCTTAGCATTAATGAGAAAATAA
- a CDS encoding transposase, whose translation MKRKTRIERVYNEDTGWFETREVELNSYSFTDDDRIMIVREYMESGLPAEEIIKKYYISSRTVLFSWMDKFLNEKDLLSLPPEDQNRDDMAKTTNEQLKEKDAEIKRLRKALELEKLRSKAFSTMIDLAEETFNIPVRKKSGTKQ comes from the coding sequence ATGAAACGTAAGACAAGAATTGAACGTGTGTATAATGAGGACACAGGTTGGTTTGAGACCCGTGAGGTAGAGTTGAATAGCTACTCTTTTACAGATGATGATCGTATCATGATAGTTCGAGAGTATATGGAGAGTGGGCTCCCAGCAGAAGAAATCATCAAGAAATACTATATAAGCAGTCGTACAGTGCTATTTTCTTGGATGGATAAGTTCTTAAATGAAAAAGATTTGTTATCTTTGCCGCCAGAAGACCAAAACCGTGACGATATGGCAAAGACAACAAATGAACAGTTGAAAGAGAAAGATGCTGAGATTAAGCGTCTCCGCAAGGCTTTGGAGTTAGAGAAGCTTCGCTCTAAGGCATTCTCCACCATGATTGATCTCGCAGAAGAAACCTTCAATATTCCTGTGAGAAAAAAATCTGGTACCAAACAGTAA
- the darT gene encoding type II toxin-antitoxin system toxin DNA ADP-ribosyl transferase DarT, giving the protein MEDKASFKKHIRYAFRILHIDNMPHVMKYGLVHNDSPFASDSFVPIGDMSVMDARSTKQLPDGSFLSEFIPFYFGPRSPMLYNIQNGNGILTKKEPDEIVYCVIRIEDVINSDLHCVFTDGHALNNMSKFYSKSDLQRLDSLVKIEDVYATYWFNQSPWDDRKRKKEAELLFKDEIPPQFIVGFLVYSEKALEKMISYGIPKDKIIVKPEYYY; this is encoded by the coding sequence TTGGAAGATAAAGCAAGTTTTAAGAAGCATATTAGGTATGCTTTTAGAATTCTCCATATAGATAACATGCCTCATGTTATGAAATATGGTTTGGTACATAATGATTCACCTTTTGCAAGTGATAGTTTTGTGCCAATAGGGGATATGTCTGTTATGGATGCCCGTTCAACGAAGCAACTACCAGATGGGTCTTTCCTTTCAGAATTTATTCCTTTCTATTTTGGTCCCAGGTCACCCATGTTATATAATATTCAGAATGGTAATGGTATATTGACAAAGAAAGAACCTGATGAGATAGTCTATTGCGTAATACGAATAGAGGATGTAATTAATAGTGATTTACATTGCGTTTTTACAGATGGCCATGCATTGAATAATATGAGTAAATTCTATTCCAAGTCTGATTTGCAACGATTGGATAGTTTGGTCAAGATAGAAGATGTTTATGCAACCTATTGGTTCAATCAATCTCCATGGGACGATAGAAAACGAAAAAAAGAGGCCGAGCTATTATTTAAGGATGAAATTCCGCCTCAATTTATAGTAGGATTCCTTGTTTATAGTGAGAAAGCATTAGAAAAAATGATTTCTTATGGGATTCCTAAAGATAAGATTATTGTGAAACCGGAATATTATTATTAG
- the darG gene encoding type II toxin-antitoxin system antitoxin DNA ADP-ribosyl glycohydrolase DarG has product MIRFIKGNLLESTAQALVNTVNTVGVMGKGIALQFKEAYPNNYILYRKACKDKLVRIGSMFITQEQNVYGINKIIVNFPTKTTWRKPSEYSYIEMGLKDLKDKILEYHIESIAIPPLGSHNGGLDWNIVKQMIISQLSDLNCEIILYEPNEAIIELMKSERVKLTPARAMLLYMLCSLVSEGEFASEFAAEKLAYFLQKFGAADSLKLQFRQYYYGPYSGKVRFVLHYLNGSYLKGVGQMEQKPFDPIWLSPDTFRDVQEFLANEENKPYEDICKKTASFLSGYYSNYLLELLSTVDFILHNNEDLKEWLIMKPQEVFELVVLHINQWSERKKYLFNNEEYVRLVLNHLYTIEK; this is encoded by the coding sequence ATGATAAGATTTATAAAAGGCAATTTATTGGAAAGTACAGCTCAAGCACTTGTCAATACTGTAAACACAGTGGGAGTGATGGGTAAAGGTATAGCCTTGCAATTTAAGGAGGCTTACCCTAATAATTATATTCTCTACAGAAAGGCATGTAAAGATAAACTTGTTCGCATTGGTTCAATGTTCATAACCCAAGAACAGAATGTATATGGGATTAATAAAATCATCGTAAACTTTCCAACAAAAACGACCTGGAGAAAACCCTCTGAATATTCCTATATAGAGATGGGGCTCAAAGATTTGAAAGATAAGATTCTTGAATATCATATTGAGTCTATAGCTATTCCACCATTGGGTAGTCATAATGGTGGCTTGGATTGGAATATCGTAAAACAGATGATTATCAGTCAACTGTCTGATTTAAATTGTGAAATTATTCTTTATGAACCAAACGAAGCAATTATAGAGTTGATGAAATCAGAACGAGTAAAATTGACTCCGGCAAGAGCCATGTTGTTATATATGCTCTGTTCTTTGGTTTCAGAAGGTGAGTTCGCATCTGAATTTGCTGCAGAAAAGTTGGCATATTTCCTGCAAAAATTTGGAGCTGCGGATAGCTTGAAGTTACAATTTAGACAATATTATTATGGTCCTTATTCTGGCAAGGTAAGATTTGTTCTTCATTACCTGAACGGAAGTTATCTAAAAGGTGTAGGACAGATGGAACAAAAGCCATTTGATCCTATCTGGTTGTCACCTGATACATTCAGAGATGTTCAGGAATTCTTGGCAAACGAAGAGAATAAACCTTATGAGGATATTTGTAAGAAGACGGCAAGTTTCCTCTCTGGTTATTATTCCAATTATCTTCTGGAGCTATTGTCAACCGTTGATTTTATATTGCATAATAATGAAGATCTTAAGGAGTGGCTGATAATGAAACCTCAAGAAGTATTTGAACTGGTGGTTCTGCATATTAATCAATGGAGTGAACGCAAAAAGTATTTATTTAATAACGAAGAGTATGTCCGTCTTGTGTTAAATCATCTATATACGATTGAAAAATAA
- a CDS encoding IS3 family transposase — translation MLSHEYPVKDICKMMGVSRSGYYKWLRREPSSREINREFMVGVVEDIHSEHPTHGYRWVAAYIRINLQLSISDNFSYKCFQYLGIQSQTRHKIHYKPRKVKDKYPNLIYSTWDTVDRPRQVIVSDMTVIKYSWFFFELTMYFDVFTKEILTWHVAERRGHRDQYIDGLNDVINLLKGTDEPTVLHTDQGSVYASLAYNELIKDTLIVRSMSRAGKPTDNPVNESLNGWIKEELFIDFKIETCNSRKEFEEALDAYVDYYNEKRPCYAIGYDTPNNYRKRFYKGELPRKDTFGKREANATPKFVTERKKMAGNEKNKE, via the coding sequence ATGCTATCGCACGAGTATCCTGTCAAGGATATCTGCAAGATGATGGGAGTAAGTCGGTCGGGGTATTACAAGTGGCTTAGAAGAGAGCCTTCATCCCGTGAGATCAATCGTGAGTTCATGGTGGGTGTGGTTGAGGACATACACTCGGAACACCCAACACATGGCTACAGGTGGGTGGCGGCGTACATAAGAATCAATTTACAGTTGAGTATCAGCGACAATTTCTCTTATAAATGCTTCCAATATCTTGGTATTCAGTCACAAACGAGACACAAGATACATTACAAACCACGTAAGGTAAAGGATAAGTACCCCAACCTCATTTATTCCACGTGGGACACGGTAGACAGACCTCGACAAGTTATCGTCTCTGACATGACAGTCATCAAATACTCTTGGTTCTTCTTTGAGTTGACCATGTATTTCGATGTCTTTACGAAAGAAATCCTAACGTGGCATGTGGCTGAGAGACGTGGACATAGAGACCAGTACATTGATGGGCTAAATGATGTCATCAACCTGTTGAAGGGCACAGATGAGCCAACTGTTCTTCATACGGACCAAGGTAGCGTGTATGCTTCACTCGCCTATAATGAGCTGATAAAGGACACGTTGATTGTGAGGTCTATGTCCAGGGCAGGAAAGCCTACAGACAACCCTGTGAACGAATCCCTCAACGGATGGATAAAAGAGGAATTGTTCATAGACTTCAAGATTGAGACATGTAATTCAAGAAAGGAGTTCGAGGAGGCCTTGGACGCATACGTGGATTATTACAATGAGAAAAGACCATGTTATGCTATCGGCTATGATACGCCAAATAATTACAGGAAGAGGTTTTATAAAGGGGAGCTTCCAAGAAAGGACACTTTTGGGAAGCGAGAGGCTAATGCAACACCGAAGTTCGTCACAGAACGGAAGAAAATGGCTGGAAATGAGAAAAATAAAGAATAA
- a CDS encoding tetratricopeptide repeat protein, whose amino-acid sequence MKSFYTLLLASMVSLSVSAQNVDADKARAAQNKALRDSLSKATEVLAYHPDSIDLRLKKAAWNIQLEQWQYAKDDLDKVLFLNNTNIAGLFYRAFVNEKLLRYNFARLDYQNLLVLVPGNFQAQLGLALLNEKDKHYTEAYDGINSLIEQYPDSAMAYAARGGMEKERGMLELAEFDYAKAMELDAGNEDFAFNHVDILILLGRKDEAYRDLKKLLDAGCQPGRLQGFYARLKKKKK is encoded by the coding sequence ATGAAAAGTTTTTATACATTATTATTGGCATCGATGGTTTCTTTGTCTGTATCTGCGCAGAACGTAGATGCCGACAAGGCACGTGCTGCTCAGAATAAAGCCTTGCGCGATTCACTCTCCAAGGCTACAGAAGTGCTTGCATATCATCCCGACAGTATCGATCTGCGACTGAAAAAGGCTGCTTGGAATATCCAGTTGGAGCAATGGCAATATGCCAAGGATGATCTTGATAAGGTACTCTTTCTGAACAATACCAATATCGCCGGTTTGTTCTATCGTGCCTTTGTCAATGAGAAGTTGCTCCGTTATAACTTTGCGCGTCTCGATTATCAGAATCTTCTGGTACTTGTTCCTGGCAACTTCCAGGCGCAACTCGGTCTGGCTTTGCTCAATGAGAAAGATAAGCATTATACCGAGGCTTACGATGGCATTAACAGTCTGATAGAGCAATACCCTGACAGTGCGATGGCTTATGCTGCAAGAGGTGGCATGGAGAAGGAGAGGGGTATGCTTGAGCTGGCAGAGTTTGATTACGCCAAGGCGATGGAGTTGGATGCCGGTAATGAGGATTTTGCTTTCAATCATGTAGACATCCTGATTCTGCTTGGAAGAAAAGACGAAGCCTATCGTGATTTGAAGAAATTGCTCGATGCCGGTTGTCAGCCAGGCAGGTTGCAAGGTTTCTATGCAAGGTTGAAAAAGAAGAAAAAGTAG
- a CDS encoding IS3 family transposase, giving the protein MLRTECQSQGLGTLCGLFGFTRQAYNKRNVSDGFAEEAIESIIIEKAREYRKSNPGLGAAKLHAILKQMFEDTGCFPGRDAFIEMLRKHGLMVRIKRRRRYKTTDSDHNYRKYPNLIKGVVPTHPNQIWASDITYVETNEGVCYLSLITDLYSHKIVGWAVGPTLETVYPLEALKMAYKSIDEETAKGLIHHSDRGSQYCSQNYVSILKSHGSQISMTQTGDPLENAIAERANGILKTEWLYRMTIPTRKVCKKELTRIIAFYNDERPHMSIGNQTPSVAHTQVGPQQKMWKNPWENSSN; this is encoded by the coding sequence TTGCTCCGCACAGAGTGCCAGAGCCAAGGTTTAGGCACTCTATGCGGGCTGTTTGGTTTCACCCGGCAAGCATATAATAAGCGCAATGTCTCTGACGGCTTTGCTGAAGAGGCCATTGAGTCTATCATCATTGAAAAGGCACGTGAGTATCGTAAGTCGAATCCTGGCTTAGGAGCTGCAAAGTTGCATGCCATATTGAAACAGATGTTTGAGGATACAGGCTGCTTCCCTGGTCGTGACGCATTTATTGAGATGCTGCGTAAGCATGGACTCATGGTACGTATAAAGCGCCGTAGGCGCTATAAGACAACAGATTCCGACCATAATTATCGCAAATACCCAAACCTGATTAAGGGAGTAGTTCCTACCCATCCGAACCAGATTTGGGCAAGTGACATCACCTATGTTGAAACCAATGAAGGTGTGTGCTATCTCTCGCTTATAACAGACCTGTATTCCCATAAAATCGTTGGATGGGCTGTTGGTCCAACATTAGAAACAGTATATCCATTAGAAGCGCTTAAAATGGCATATAAAAGCATTGATGAAGAAACTGCAAAAGGACTCATTCATCACTCTGACAGAGGAAGCCAGTATTGCAGTCAGAATTATGTATCTATCCTAAAAAGTCATGGCTCACAAATAAGTATGACTCAAACAGGAGATCCTTTGGAGAATGCTATAGCAGAACGTGCAAACGGCATTTTAAAAACAGAATGGCTTTATAGAATGACAATTCCTACTCGTAAAGTATGTAAGAAGGAACTGACCAGGATTATTGCGTTTTATAACGACGAAAGACCGCATATGAGTATCGGTAATCAAACACCATCAGTTGCACATACTCAAGTGGGGCCACAGCAGAAAATGTGGAAAAATCCTTGGGAAAATTCTTCTAATTAG
- a CDS encoding helix-turn-helix domain-containing protein — protein sequence MAKHLNPLEKEFLIRKFKGNSKVKLSDFCRANNVSETSFKKWLKQYEEAGIEGLARADAEIGNILPEGIDKTKEGYKREILRLRIENERLKKKYLVRQNEDGQTEYVRLKMKSSK from the coding sequence ATGGCAAAGCATTTAAATCCATTGGAAAAGGAGTTCTTGATTCGTAAGTTCAAGGGAAACTCCAAAGTTAAGCTCAGTGATTTCTGCAGGGCAAACAATGTCTCGGAAACTTCTTTTAAGAAGTGGCTGAAGCAATATGAAGAAGCAGGCATAGAGGGGTTGGCTCGTGCTGATGCTGAGATTGGGAACATACTTCCTGAGGGCATTGACAAAACCAAGGAGGGGTATAAGCGAGAAATCCTACGCTTGCGTATTGAGAATGAACGGCTCAAAAAAAAATATCTGGTGAGGCAGAACGAGGATGGGCAAACGGAGTATGTTCGTTTAAAAATGAAGAGTTCAAAATAG
- a CDS encoding DegT/DnrJ/EryC1/StrS family aminotransferase, with protein METEVKKIPYLDLKAINEPYEKEIKDAINKVVNSGWYLQGETVKRFEKSYAQFIGTEYCISCANGTDALKLMLMGELAIGKLQKGDEVIVPANTYFATVLAISSVGLTPVLVDANIDTLQIDDQLIEARITPKTKAIMIVHLYGKLAWTPKIAEICKKHHLLLFEDNAQGFGCSTTLSDSSEKPPKRRYTGNLSDAAAHSFYPSKNLGALGDAGAVTTNNRELAEAIMSLHEYGKIEDGIFRYQGVNSRMDEIQAAVLNVKLQYPENEQKARYRQVQLYLEHLDDSIKDRCIAAKLISPAHENVFHVFPFLTPKRDQLKAFLAENGVGTKIHYFRPPYLQPCYPEMNHLEFPVAKRIADEELSLPCNSSLNDEDIIRVSKLINQFLV; from the coding sequence ATGGAAACAGAAGTAAAGAAGATACCTTATCTCGATCTGAAGGCTATCAATGAGCCTTACGAGAAGGAGATAAAGGATGCTATCAACAAGGTGGTCAACAGCGGATGGTATCTGCAAGGTGAAACCGTAAAAAGGTTTGAGAAATCGTATGCACAGTTTATCGGTACAGAATACTGCATCAGCTGCGCTAATGGGACGGATGCGCTCAAACTGATGCTGATGGGCGAACTGGCTATCGGAAAGTTGCAGAAAGGTGATGAGGTGATTGTGCCTGCCAACACTTATTTCGCTACCGTACTTGCCATCAGCAGCGTAGGACTGACACCTGTATTGGTGGATGCCAATATCGATACATTACAGATAGATGACCAACTGATAGAAGCCCGAATCACACCGAAGACCAAAGCCATCATGATTGTTCATCTCTATGGCAAACTGGCATGGACTCCAAAGATTGCTGAAATCTGCAAGAAGCATCATCTCTTGCTTTTCGAAGACAATGCGCAGGGATTCGGATGCTCCACTACTCTATCTGACTCTTCTGAAAAACCACCGAAAAGAAGATATACCGGAAATCTTTCGGATGCTGCCGCCCACAGTTTTTATCCTAGCAAAAATCTGGGAGCATTGGGAGATGCGGGAGCTGTAACTACCAATAACAGGGAATTGGCGGAAGCCATCATGTCACTACACGAATATGGAAAGATAGAAGACGGCATCTTCAGATACCAGGGCGTCAACTCGCGCATGGATGAGATTCAGGCTGCGGTACTGAATGTGAAACTGCAATATCCTGAGAACGAACAGAAAGCGAGATACAGACAGGTACAGCTATATCTGGAGCATCTGGATGACAGCATCAAGGACAGATGCATCGCTGCGAAACTCATCTCTCCTGCTCATGAAAATGTTTTCCACGTCTTCCCTTTCCTTACCCCGAAGCGAGACCAACTGAAAGCTTTCCTGGCTGAGAATGGGGTCGGCACAAAGATTCATTACTTCCGCCCACCCTATCTGCAGCCATGCTATCCGGAAATGAATCATCTGGAATTTCCGGTAGCCAAGAGAATAGCTGACGAAGAACTGAGTCTGCCTTGCAACTCATCGCTCAACGATGAAGATATCATCAGAGTAAGCAAACTCATCAACCAGTTTTTGGTTTAA
- a CDS encoding glycosyltransferase family 2 protein, translated as MKKIGKYKMKEDLVSVIMPTYNAGKFLADSIQCILRQTYENLELIITDDASTDKDTIKILKEFAQADKRVKIELLSENHGPGYVRNACIKRAEGRYIAFCDCDDRWIPEKLEIQINYMSEKKCALCCATYLICNSNYEATGINIPPRRITYKMIKRDNKIGCLTAIYDTKALGKKYYMPTIRKRQDWAMFIQILQQCKICYAYTKKPLAYYCVRKNSVSRKKMQLIHYNVAVYETILKFSKLKAYLYFFLLFLPSYGCKILKRKIDSRQYMRSPNVLK; from the coding sequence ATGAAAAAAATAGGTAAATATAAAATGAAAGAAGACTTAGTATCAGTCATCATGCCTACTTATAATGCCGGCAAATTTCTTGCTGACAGCATTCAATGTATACTGAGGCAAACATACGAAAATCTGGAGCTTATTATAACTGACGATGCATCTACTGATAAAGATACCATTAAGATTCTGAAGGAATTTGCCCAAGCAGACAAGAGAGTAAAAATAGAACTACTCTCAGAAAACCATGGACCGGGATATGTCCGAAACGCATGTATCAAAAGAGCAGAAGGAAGATACATCGCATTCTGTGATTGCGACGACAGATGGATTCCAGAGAAACTGGAAATCCAAATCAATTACATGTCAGAAAAGAAGTGCGCTCTCTGCTGTGCAACTTATCTTATATGCAATTCCAACTATGAGGCCACAGGCATCAATATTCCGCCACGCCGCATCACGTATAAAATGATAAAACGTGACAATAAAATCGGATGTCTCACAGCTATCTATGATACAAAAGCTTTGGGGAAGAAATACTATATGCCTACTATCCGCAAAAGACAGGATTGGGCTATGTTTATTCAGATTCTTCAACAATGCAAAATATGCTACGCTTATACCAAAAAGCCTCTAGCCTACTATTGTGTAAGAAAGAATTCAGTTTCCAGAAAAAAAATGCAACTCATTCACTACAACGTAGCTGTATACGAAACCATACTGAAATTCAGTAAGTTAAAAGCATATTTATACTTCTTTCTGCTGTTTCTTCCAAGCTATGGTTGCAAAATTCTAAAAAGAAAAATCGATTCTAGACAATATATGCGCTCACCAAACGTTTTAAAATAA
- a CDS encoding metallophosphoesterase family protein, with protein MHKIIPYILAACCLCMVASCDTVFDVHPYDVQIDGDRNLNVTNIQKIEAAVKSKDTIRFAMISDSHQWLDDLKSEVNDINRRSDSLDFVIHCGDLTDFGATREFQWTRDHLQKLKIPFVALLGNHDCLGTGNQAYEKIFGNPDFSFIAGKVKFVCLNTNAIEFDYSRPVPNFDFMEEQVKADADDFSRTIVCMHAGPYSEQFNNNVAKVFNFYTHQFPGLMCCLYGHGHHTEQNDIYGDGIIYYQVANAAKHQYYIFTITPKGYRYEIIEF; from the coding sequence ATGCATAAAATTATTCCCTATATCCTGGCTGCCTGTTGTCTCTGTATGGTGGCATCCTGCGATACCGTCTTCGATGTTCATCCGTATGATGTGCAAATCGACGGCGATAGAAATCTGAATGTTACCAATATTCAGAAGATTGAGGCTGCAGTAAAGTCGAAAGATACAATCCGTTTTGCTATGATCAGCGATTCGCACCAGTGGTTGGATGATTTGAAGAGTGAGGTTAATGATATCAATCGCCGCAGTGATTCCCTCGATTTCGTGATTCATTGTGGAGACCTTACCGACTTTGGTGCTACCCGTGAGTTTCAGTGGACCCGTGACCATCTTCAGAAGTTGAAGATACCTTTCGTGGCTCTGCTGGGTAATCATGACTGTTTGGGAACAGGTAACCAGGCTTATGAGAAAATCTTTGGTAATCCGGATTTCAGTTTCATTGCCGGTAAGGTAAAGTTTGTCTGCCTCAATACCAATGCTATTGAGTTCGACTATTCCCGCCCTGTACCTAATTTCGATTTCATGGAAGAGCAGGTTAAGGCAGATGCAGATGACTTTTCGCGTACCATTGTCTGCATGCATGCAGGTCCTTATTCAGAACAGTTTAATAATAATGTGGCTAAGGTCTTCAATTTTTATACCCATCAGTTTCCTGGTTTGATGTGCTGTCTTTACGGTCATGGTCATCATACCGAGCAAAATGACATTTATGGCGATGGCATCATCTATTATCAGGTGGCTAATGCCGCTAAGCATCAGTACTATATATTCACCATTACTCCAAAAGGTTATCGTTATGAAATTATTGAGTTTTAA